Below is a genomic region from Bacteroidota bacterium.
ATTCTATTCTTTATATCTTTGAAAAAATATTTTGATTATGTTCAATAACACAAAAATTGCATTTATAAGCAAATCTGACAAAGACCTAAAAAGAGCGTATTTTTTGTTTAAAACGCTATCTAATACTTTTTTAAGTAAGGCAGGTACATTATTAACAAATATTGCAATTAGCATTAAATTTCCTATTAATTGGATTATTAAACCTACAATTTATGAACATTTTGTAGGTGGCGAAAGTATCGAGGAATGTAGCAAAACAGTAGGTTTACTCGAAAAATATAAAGTCCGGGCAATTCTGGATTATTCTGTAGAAGGAAAAGAAAGTTCCGCTGACATTCAGAAGGCTTTGGATGAAACAATTATGTCGATAAAAAATGCAGGCAAAGATAAAAATATACCTTTCGCTGTTTTTAAGCCCACTGCATTTGCCAGGGCTGCAATTTTAGAAAGAGCTAGCCTGACCGATCATCTCAATTCAGAAGAAAAAGAAGAAGCAGAAAATTTCAGAAAACGAGTAAATATTTTGTGCCAAACTGCTTTTGATTCCGATATTCCAATACTTATTGATGCTGAGGATTCCTGGTTTCAAAATTTTGTTGATGAAGTTGTAACAGAAATGATGGAGAAATTCAATAAAGAAAAAGCCATAGTTTTCAATACCTTGCAAATGTATAGGCACGATAGACTTGAATTTCTGAAAACTTCTTTGCAAAAATCCATTGAAGGAAATTATTTTCTGGGGATGAAATTTGTCAGAGGTGCCTATATGGAAAAGGAGAGGCTACGTGCCGAGAAAATGAACTATTCAGATCCAATTCAGCCGAACA
It encodes:
- a CDS encoding proline dehydrogenase; translated protein: MFNNTKIAFISKSDKDLKRAYFLFKTLSNTFLSKAGTLLTNIAISIKFPINWIIKPTIYEHFVGGESIEECSKTVGLLEKYKVRAILDYSVEGKESSADIQKALDETIMSIKNAGKDKNIPFAVFKPTAFARAAILERASLTDHLNSEEKEEAENFRKRVNILCQTAFDSDIPILIDAEDSWFQNFVDEVVTEMMEKFNKEKAIVFNTLQMYRHDRLEFLKTSLQKSIEGNYFLGMKFVRGAYMEKERLRAEKMNYSDPIQPNKEATDNDYNAALKFSIENIDRISIFNGTHNEKSSKYLCELMQEHSLQKNDKRIYFAQLYGMSDHISFNSADAGYNVAKYVPYGPVKFVMPYLLRRAEENTSVAGQTSIELELLQTEMQRRKNLKK